From a region of the Leucoraja erinacea ecotype New England chromosome 6, Leri_hhj_1, whole genome shotgun sequence genome:
- the alg5 gene encoding dolichyl-phosphate beta-glucosyltransferase — translation MLYRRAVRLPLAGAVSLSYTHWLQRLPWNRWQLSLAEAITEGPGSRSYWPWRLPGGRRLLQLAVEVVRGQAAAPIGCSGCRRSLPLVAAGAGSGLSAVMEPAAALQILVAVALAALGLLVFIAHATAIKMPNLVRGEKEKYFLNANSARKELFPSIHDPSTKELSVIVPSYNEEQRLPRMMDEALEYLEQRLKKDSSFSYEVIVVDDGSKDKTTEVGLTYSKKYGSDAVRVLTLTQNRGKGGAIKMGVLSSRGRFILMADADGATKFADIEKVEAALKALQPGPDDMAISCGSRAHLEKDTIANRSYFRTLLMYGFHFLVWFLCVRGVKDTQCGFKLLTREAARTTFSMLHVDRWAFDVELLYIAQCLKIPITEVAVEWTEIEGSKLVPFWSWLQMGKDLLFIRLRYLTGAWNLEKPKKVN, via the exons ATGCTCTACCGCCGCGCTGTCCGGCTGCCATTGGCCGGCGCGGTCAGCCTGAGCTACACCCATTGGTTACAGAGGTTGCCATGGAACCGGTGGCAGCTCTCATTGGCTGAGGCGATTACCGAGGGGCCCGGCTCCCGCTCCTATTGGCCGTGGCGTTTGCCAGGTGGCCGGCGGCTGCTCCAATTGGCTGTGGAGGTTGTCAGGGGGCAGGCGGCCGCTCCCATTGGTTGCAGCGGGTGCCGGCGGTCGCTCCCATTGGTTGCGGCGGGTGCCGGCAGCGGCCTGTCGGCGGTGATGGAGCCGGCGGCAGCGCTGCAGATCCTGGTGGCTGTCGCGCTGGCAGCCCTGGGCCTG CTCGTGTTTATTGCACATGCGACAGCGATAAAAATGCCAAACCTTGTTCGTGGAGAGAAGGAGAAGTATTTCTTAAACGCAAATTCTGCAAGAAAGGAATTGTTCCCAAGTATCCATGATCCATCGACTAAAGAACTATCTGTTATTGTCCCATCGTATAATGAAGAACAAAGAT TACCTCGGATGATGGATGAGGCGCTGGAATATTTGGAACAAAGACTG AAGAAAGACTCTTCATTTTCCTATGAGGTGATTGTGGTGGATGACGGCAGCAAAGACAAAACGACAGAG GTTGGATTGACATATTCTAAGAAGTATGGGTCAGATGCAGTACGTGTACTAACGCTAACACAAAACCGTGGGAAAGGTGGAGCTATTAAAATG GGTGTACTGAGCTCGCGAGGAAGATTTATTCTCATGGCTGATGCCGACGGAGCTACTAAATTTGCTGATATTGAGAAAGTCGAAGCTGCTCTGAAAGCTCTCCAGCCGGGCCCT GACGACATGGCCATTTCGTGTGGGTCAAGAGCTCATTTGGAGAAAGATACAATCGCCAAT CGTTCTTATTTTCGGACACTGCTCATGTATGGGTTCCACTTTCTGGTATGGTTTCTGTGTGTGAGGGGTGTCAAGGACACACAGTGCGGCTTCAAGCTTTTGACCAGAGAAGCAGCTCGAACAACCTTCTCTATGTTACATGTGGACCGCTG GGCTTTTGACGTGGAACTCCTCTACATTGCTCAGTGTTTAAAGATTCCAATTACAGAAGTCGCAGTGGAATGGACAGAGATTGAGG GATCCAAGCTTGTTCCCTTCTGGAGTTGGCTACAGATGGGTAAAGATCTTCTCTTCATTCGATTACGTTACCTCACTGGTGCCTGGAATCTGGAAAAGCCCAAAAAGGTCAATTAA